CGAGTACCGAGGATCCGAGCCCGCCGGCGAGCGCCACCCCGAGGGTGTGGCACCCGCAGGGCGAAGCGCTGATGACGATGTGGCGCGAAGGCAGGATCGCGCCGTCGACCCACTTCGACTTGCGCGTGCAGGCCGAGAGCTGGGCCGGCTGGGCCGAGCCCGAGCGGCTGGTGTCGCTCGACTCGCTCCGAGGCGTGGAGCGCTTCCCGCACCAGATCCGCGCTTGCCTCAAGGTGATGAGCGAGCTCAACGGCCGGGCGATCCTGGCCGACGAGGTGGGGCTCGGGAAGACCATCGAAGCCGGCATCGTGCTCAAGGAGTACCTGCTGCGCGGCGCGGTCCGGACGGCGCTCGTCCTGGTGCCGGCGTCGCTGTGCGAGCAGTGGCGCGCCGAGCTGTGGGAGAAGTTCGAGCTCGACTTCGTGGTTTCGCGCGGACCGGCAGGCCAGTGGGGCCGCCACCCGCTCGTGATCTCTTCGCTGGAGACCGCGCGCCACGAGCGCCATCGCCGCCGCGTGCGAGGCGCCAACTACGACATCGTGATCGTCGACGAGGCGCACCGCCTGCGAAACCACCTCACCCTGGGCTGGAAGTTCATCAACGATCTCAACCCGCGCTACCTCATGCTGGTGACCGCCACCCCGGTCCAGAACGACCTGCGTGAGCTCTACAACCTCGCGACCCTGGTGCGTCCCGGCACCGTCGGCACGTTCTCGCAGTTCCGCCGGAACTTCCTCTCCGGCCACGACAAGCGCACGCCGCGCAACACCCCCAAACTGCGGACGCTGCTGAAGAGCGTGATGATTCGCACCCGCCGCTCGGACACCGACATCGTGTTCGCGCCGCGCCGCGTCGAGACCTTGTGGGTTTCACAGAACGCGGCCGAGCGGAAGCTCTATCGCGAGGTGAGCGACTTCATCTACGAAGCGGTGCGCGCCGACGAAGGCGCTCCCGGACGTCGTCACTACTTCACGCTGGTGGTCCTGCAGAAGGAGATGGGCTCCTCGTGGGCCGCTGCCGCCTCGACGCTCGAAAAGCTCGGCCGCAATCCCGACGGGCTCGATGCGCGGCGGCTGCGGGCGCTCGCCACGCGCGCCGGCGAGCTGGGTATCCGGCAGAGCAAGGTGCGTTCGCTGCTGCGCCGCATCCAGTCGCTCCAGGGCCAGAAAGCCATCGTCTTCACCCAGTTCCGCTCGACGCAGGACTCGATCGTCCAGGCGCTCCGGGAAGCCGGCATCGAGCCGGCGGTGTTCCACGGCGAGCTCGGCTGGCGCGAGAAGGAGGAGGCGCTGGACCACTTCCGCGCCTCGCTGCCGGTGCTGGTCAGCACCGAGGCCGGCGGCGAAGGCCGCAATCTCCAGTTCTGCCAGGTGGTGATCAACTACGACCTGCCGTGGAACCCGATGCGGGTCGAGCAGCGCATCGGGCGCGTCCACCGGCTGGGCCAGGAGCATCCCGTGCGGGTCATCAATCTGGTGGCGCGCGGGACCATCGAGTCCTACGTGCTCGAGATCCTCGACAAGAAGATCCGGATGTTCGAGCTGGTGGTCGGCGAGATCGAGGAGATCCTCGGCACCTGGCAGCCGCACGGCTCGTTCGAGGACGAGGTGTTCCGCCGCTGGATCGAATCCAAGGATCCGCGTGTCCGCAAACGCCGCTTCGCGGAGCTTGCCCAGCACCTGCTCTACGCACGGCGCCAGTACCAGGAATACAAGGAGCGCCAGGACCTCTTGTTTCCGTCCACCGTGAAGGAAGAGTCGTGACCCGTGCTCCGGCCCTGATCGCGCGCCGCAAGCCCGCGGCGGATCCCGGCGCCGACGGCGCCGCGGACGGCGTCGCGCGCCAGGTGACGGCGGCGGTGGGGCCATGGCGCGACTTCGTCGGACGCTGGCTGGAATCGGCGGGATGCCAGGTGGCCGACGCGGCGCGCGGCGACTGGGAGGTGACGCTCTCGCCGGCGCTCCAACGGCGCTGGCGCCGGCATCGCGTCCGGCTGGTGTTCGATCCGCTGCGCGCCACGCTGCCTCGCGGCGCGTGGTTCACGGCGCCGGGCAGCGGCGCCGGCCGCAAGATCCTCGAGGCCGCGCGCGAGGAGCCGATCGCCGCGCGTCGCACCGCGCTGCCCCAGGTTCCGGGGGCTCCCGAAGAAGGGCTCGCCGCGGTGTGCAAAGTGCGCGGCCTGACATGGGGACCGCCGCGGCTCGGGCCGGTGCACTACGAGCGGCGCCTGGCCTTCCACGCCGTGGTGACGCTGTGGGGAGGCCTGCCGGCTCAGGAGCCGTGGACCATCCTGGTCTCGCCCCAGGGCGACCTCATCGAGTGGCATCGCGGCGACGGACTGCCGGACGCGCGCGCGCGCGACGGCCTCTATCAGATCGGCGAAGAGCTCGAGCCCGAAGTTCGCGAGGCGCTGGCGGCGCGAGCGCGCGAGCACCTGGTGGGGCTCGTGGCCGAACGCGAGCGCGAGTGGGAGAAGGCGGTCGGCAAGCTGCGAGACGATGAGCTCGGCCGGCTGTCCGCTTTCTTCGCGGCGCGTGTCGAGGAAGAAGAGGAGCGTCTCCGCCACCGCACGCCTTCGGAGAACGGCCACGACATCCAGGAAGGCGATGCCACCTCGCTCAAGCTGGAGTGGGAGCGACGCGCGCAGGAGGTGCGTCATCGCTGGGCGCTTCGGACCGAGGTGCGGGTTTGGGGATTGGAAGAGTGGGCATGGCCGGTCGCCGAGCTCGAGCAGGAGCTGCGCGCCGGCGCCGTGCATCTGCTCCTCAAGAGCCCGGTGGACGTGGCGCGCGGGCTTCCGGCGGCTCCGGCCTGTCCGACGTGCGGGACACCCGCCGATCTGCTCATGCGGGTGCGCGGCACGGTCGCCTGCGTCGCCTGCGGGCCGCGCTGATCACGACTGCGCTTGACGGAGGCGGGATCGACCGTCTACCGTCCTCGCTCGCCGCCCTCCCGATCGACCTGCAGCGATCCCTCGTCCAGAAGCCGTAACCGGAGGTAGTGCTTGGCATTAGAGACTCAACAAGCGAGACGGCTCGAGCCCGAAGGGGCGGAGCTGATGGATCGCGTCTCCGGCTGGTGGGAGGACTATCAGCGGATCCTGCTGATCGCCCTGGCCGTGATCGCGTTGGTCGTGGGCGGCGGCTACCTCTACCTGCGCTCCCAAAAGACCCAGGAGGACCAGGCCGCGGGTCAGCTGGCGGAGGCCAGCGTCGTGTTCTGGCAGGGCGACTACAACCGCTCGCTCCAGGTGGCCAAGCAGACCTACACGCAGTACCCGTCGACGCCGAGCGGCATCGATGCGCACCGCGTGGCGGGCGACGCCTCGTTCTGGATCGGCGACTTCAAGAGCGCGGTGACCGAGTACCGCCAGTACCTCGGCAAGGTCAAGAGCGGCGAGCTGGCCGACGCCGCGCGCCGCAGCCTCGCGTACTCGCTCGAGAGCAATGGACAGACGCAGGACGCGGCAAAGGAATACGACGCACTGGTGGGCCGCATCGACCGCATCACCTCGGGGGAGATGCTCGCCGGCGCCGCCCGGTGCTACCGACGGCTCAACCAGCCCGCGGAAGCGATCAAGCGCCTCGAGCGCCTGGTCTCGGAGTTCGGCGACACGTACTACGCGCAGGTGGCCCGGGTCACGCTGGGCGAGCTGAAGGCGACGGCGCGCTGAGCGGCATGCCGCGTCACCGGCGACGCGGCCCTCGTCCCTGACGGGAACGACATGAGCGGCGGCGTTCGGGTCGAGCTGATCCTCCTGTGGCATCAGCACCAGCCCGATTATCGCGATCCGCACACCGGACGATCACGGCTTCCCTGGGTCCGGCTCCATGCCACCAAGGACTACGTGGACATGGCGCGGCGCCTCGAGCCCTTCCCACGGGTGAAGGCGACATTCAATTTCGTTCCCTCGCTCGTGGATCAGATCGAGGCCGCTGCGCGCGGCGAGCCGGACGAGCTGTTCGAGCTGCTGGCGCGCGACCCGAGAGATCTGACGGCCGAGGAGCGCGCGGCGGTGGCGCGGCGTTGTGCCCAGTGCCCGACCCACGCGCGCTCGCGATGGCCGGCGCTCGGGGCGCTCGCGTCCCGAGCCGAGAGCGGCGCCGAGCTGCCGGACAGCGACCTCCTGGCGCTCGAGATCGGGTTCTTGCTGGCGTGGCTCGATCCGCTGTTCCACCCGGTGCCCGAAGCGGTGGCGGCCATCGGCTCCCCGCCGCGTCTCGAGATCCGCGACGGGCTGCTCGCGCTCCACCACCGCTTGCTCGGCGACGTGATTCCCGTGCATCGCGAGCTCCACGCTCGCGGCCAGATCGAGCTGTCCACGTCGCCTTACTATCATCCGATCCTGCCGTTGCTGGTGGACTTGTCGGCCGCGACGCGCGCGCGGCCCGATCTCCCGCTTCCACGCCGCCCATTCGTCGCGCCCGAGGACGCCCGCCTCCAGCTCGAGCGCGCGATCGCGCGTCACGCGAAGGTGTTTGGCGCGCCGCCACGCGGCGTGTGGCCGTCGGAGGGCAGCGTGAGTCCGGAAGTCGCGGAGCTCGCCGCGGGTCTCGGGCTCGAGTGGCTGGCCAGCGACCAGGGCGTCCTCGAGCGCTCGCTCGACGAGCGCGTCCCCGAGGCTCACTTCCGTCCCTGGCGGCTCGACACGAAGGCGGGCCGGATCCACATCTTCTTCCGCGACCACGAGCTGTCGGACCGGATCGGCTTCGTGTACCAGCGGTGGAAGGCCGGCGACGCGGTGGCCGACTTCGTCGACCGCCTGCGCCGGATCGGCCGGCGACACGCCGAACGTGTTCCGATCGTATCGGTCATGCTCGACGGAGAAAACTGCTGGGAGGGTTACGAGCAGGACGGCGGCCCGTTCCTCGACAAGCTGTACGCCGCGCTGGCGTCGGCGGAGGACATCCGCACCACGACGCCGGCCGAGGTGCTGGCGCGTGGCGGCTCGTGGCCGGGACTCTCACGGCTCCATTCGGGATCGTGGATCGATGCCGACTTCCACATCTGGGCCGGGCATCCGGAAAAGAATCGCGCCTGGGATCTGCTCGGCCGCGCCCGCGAGCGGCTGGCCGCGCATCCACAGGCTCCGGAGATCGCGCGGGAGTCATTGCTCAAGGCGGAGGGCTCGGACTGGTTCTGGTGGCTGGGCGACGATCACTTCACGAGCGACAAGGCCTTGTTCGACAGTCTATTTCGCGGGCACCTTCGAGCCATCCACGAAGCCTGCGGAGACCCCGTCCCACCCGACCTCGAGGTGCCGATCGCGGCCGTGTCGAGACCCGGGAAGGAGGAGATCCCCAGCGCTCTTCTCACACCAGTGATCGACGGCCGTCAGACCGACTATTACGAGTGGCACGATGCCGGACATCGCGCGATCGCGGGAGCGGGCTCTGCCATGCACGCCGGCAGCGGGTGGTTTCACGATCTCTACTACGGCTTCGACCTCTCGAGCTTTCATCTGCGCGCCGACTTCGTCCACGCGCCGGGCGAGAAGCGAGCGCTGCGCATCGAGTGGCTCGAGCCCGTGACGGCGCGGTTCGAGATCTCCACGCTGGCGAGGGGAGAGCACTCGGTCCTTCGGGCCGTCTCCGGCGCCCCGCCGGCCGCGGTCCCGGGTGCGGTTGCGTGTCTCGATCTCGTGCTCGAGCTGTCGCTCCCGATCGAGGCGCTCGGCATTCGGCCCGGCGACCGCGTCAGTTTCTTCGTCCAGATCCTCGAAGGAGGCCGTCCAGTCGAGACCGCGCCGGCTTCCGACGCGGTGCGCCTCGAAGCCCCCGATGAGTCGTTCGACGCTTCGGTGTGGAGCCCCTGAAGGTTTGTTCCCGCGCTTCAGCGCACCCAGACGGTCTTGACGTTCACGAACTCGCGCAATCCGAACGCGGAGAGCTCCCGGCCGTAGCCCGAGCGCTTGACGCCGCCGAAGGGGAGCCGCGGATCGGACCGCACCACGCCGTTCACGAACACCGAGCCGGCTTCGAGATCGGCGGCCAGCGCCAGCCCCGCCGCATCGTCGGTGGTCCAGATGCTGGCGCCCAGGCCATAGCGCGACTGGTTGGCGAGCTCGAGCGCGTGCCCGCGGTCGCGAGCGCGAATCACCGCGGCCACGGGACCGAACGTCTCCTCGTCGAAGGCCGGCATGCCGGGCGTGACGTGAGCCAGCACGGTGGGGGCGTAGTAGGAGCCGGGACGCGGTGGACGGGCGCCGCCGGTCACGATGCGCGCGCCTCGCGCCACGGACTCGCGCACCTGCCGGTCGAGCGTGTCGACGAGATCGGCGCGCGCGAGAGGGCCGAGCTCGGTGGATCGATCCATCGGATCGCCGAGCCGCAGCCGGGCCATGCGCTGGCCGAGCAGCCACTCGAAGCGCTCGCCAAGCGGGTCCTCGACGATGAAGCGCTTGGCCGCGATGCAGCTCTCGCCGTTGTTGACGAGCCGCGCGGTGACTGCCTCGGCCGCGACCTGGTCCAGGTCGGCGTCGGCCAGCACGAGGAAAGGGTCGGAGCCGCCGAGCTCGAGCACGCATTTCTTGAGCGCTTTGCCGGCGCGTGCCGCGAGGCTGGTTCCCGCCGCCTCGCTGCCGGTCAGGGTGACCGCGCGGATCGCCTCGTGGTCGACCAGGGCTTCGGCGCGAGACGCGCCGATCAGCAGCGTCGTGAAGACCCCCTCCGGGAAGCCCGCTTCGTCGAACACGCGCTCGGCGGCGATCGCGCATCCCGGTACGTTGGACGCGTGCTTGAGCAGCATCACGTTACCCGCCATCAGCGCCGGGACCGCGGCGCGGAAGACCTGCCATAACGGGAAGTTCCAAGGCATGACGGCGAGCAGAGGCCCGAGCGGATCGAAACGCACCAGGCTCATCGATGCGTCGGTCGCGACCACTTCCGGCTCGAGATCGGCGGGACCGTGGTCGGCGAAGTGGTGGCAGGCGATCGCGCACTTCTCGACCTCGGCCTCGGCCTGGGCGATCGGCTTGCCCATCTCCTCGGTCATCAGGCGCGCGAGATCGTCGCGATCGCGGCGCAGGATTGCCGCCGCGGCGCGAAGGCGCCCGGCACGCTCCGCGAATCCGGTGCTGCGCCACGCCGTGAACGCACGGGCCGCCAGCGCCAGACGGCGCTCGACCTCGGCGGCGTCGTGCTCGGTGTACTCGCGAAGCACCTGACCGGTGGCTGGATTGACGGCGTTCATGGGGATGGATGAGCCACGGAGTATACGTGGTCCGCGAACGGCGGACCGAGCGCGCCGTCATTGCAACATCTCGGCTAGACTGGCGCGTCACGTCCAAAGGAGGGGAGAGGATGAAAGAGCTGGAGAGGATTCGAGACCAGTTCGAGCGATCCTTCAAGGGTCCCTCGTGGCATGGCCCGGCCGTGCTCGAGTTGCTCGACGGAATCACGGCCGCGCAGGCGTCGGCTCGGCCGATCGCAGGCGCACACAGCATCTGGGAGATCACGCAGCACATGGCGACCTGGAAATCGGTGGTCGCGCGCCGCGTGCGCGGCGAGGTCGTGGGCAACATTCCCGACGACGAAGACTGGCCGCCGGCCGGTCAGGGCGCCGGTGAGTGGGCCGCGGCTCGGCAGCGGCTCGAGGCCGCCCACGCGGATCTGGTCGTAGCACTCGGCAGCCTGAGCGAGGAGCAGCTGGACGAGCCTCCGTACAAGGACGCATCCACGCGCTACATCCAGCTCCACGGCGCCATCCAGCACGACCTCTATCACGCGGGCCAAATCGCGGTGCTCAAGAAAAGCTGAGATCGGGACGAGACCTAGGGTGCGTTCCAGGCCGGGCCGCATTCCGGGAAAGGACCCGACGATGACACGGGCGCTGACGATTGCAGCCCTGATACTTACGGCCGCTGCTTCGAGTGCCGGGGCAGGCGTGATCCGCGGTGTGGTGCGGATCCCGGAAGCTTCCAAAGCCACGATCGTGAGCGCGAATGCCTATCCGGGCCGCGCCGCGTCGCTGGCCCAGGCGACCCCGACCGTTCGCGGCGAGCCCGAGGACGCCGTGGTCCTGATCGAGCGCGTGCCCGCCTCGGTCGATTCCGCGCTGGCGCGAGGTTCCAAGCCGGCGCCGCAGATGGCGCAGAAAGGCCAGGCATTCCTGCCCAGAGTCCTGGCCGTGGCGGCTGGCGCGACGGTGGAGTTTCCGAATCTGGATCCGATCTTCCACAACGTCTTCAGCGTGTCGCCGGTGAAGCGGTTC
This region of Candidatus Eisenbacteria bacterium genomic DNA includes:
- a CDS encoding NAD-dependent succinate-semialdehyde dehydrogenase, coding for MPMNAVNPATGQVLREYTEHDAAEVERRLALAARAFTAWRSTGFAERAGRLRAAAAILRRDRDDLARLMTEEMGKPIAQAEAEVEKCAIACHHFADHGPADLEPEVVATDASMSLVRFDPLGPLLAVMPWNFPLWQVFRAAVPALMAGNVMLLKHASNVPGCAIAAERVFDEAGFPEGVFTTLLIGASRAEALVDHEAIRAVTLTGSEAAGTSLAARAGKALKKCVLELGGSDPFLVLADADLDQVAAEAVTARLVNNGESCIAAKRFIVEDPLGERFEWLLGQRMARLRLGDPMDRSTELGPLARADLVDTLDRQVRESVARGARIVTGGARPPRPGSYYAPTVLAHVTPGMPAFDEETFGPVAAVIRARDRGHALELANQSRYGLGASIWTTDDAAGLALAADLEAGSVFVNGVVRSDPRLPFGGVKRSGYGRELSAFGLREFVNVKTVWVR
- a CDS encoding DinB family protein, with protein sequence MKELERIRDQFERSFKGPSWHGPAVLELLDGITAAQASARPIAGAHSIWEITQHMATWKSVVARRVRGEVVGNIPDDEDWPPAGQGAGEWAAARQRLEAAHADLVVALGSLSEEQLDEPPYKDASTRYIQLHGAIQHDLYHAGQIAVLKKS
- a CDS encoding glycoside hydrolase family 57 protein, producing the protein MSGGVRVELILLWHQHQPDYRDPHTGRSRLPWVRLHATKDYVDMARRLEPFPRVKATFNFVPSLVDQIEAAARGEPDELFELLARDPRDLTAEERAAVARRCAQCPTHARSRWPALGALASRAESGAELPDSDLLALEIGFLLAWLDPLFHPVPEAVAAIGSPPRLEIRDGLLALHHRLLGDVIPVHRELHARGQIELSTSPYYHPILPLLVDLSAATRARPDLPLPRRPFVAPEDARLQLERAIARHAKVFGAPPRGVWPSEGSVSPEVAELAAGLGLEWLASDQGVLERSLDERVPEAHFRPWRLDTKAGRIHIFFRDHELSDRIGFVYQRWKAGDAVADFVDRLRRIGRRHAERVPIVSVMLDGENCWEGYEQDGGPFLDKLYAALASAEDIRTTTPAEVLARGGSWPGLSRLHSGSWIDADFHIWAGHPEKNRAWDLLGRARERLAAHPQAPEIARESLLKAEGSDWFWWLGDDHFTSDKALFDSLFRGHLRAIHEACGDPVPPDLEVPIAAVSRPGKEEIPSALLTPVIDGRQTDYYEWHDAGHRAIAGAGSAMHAGSGWFHDLYYGFDLSSFHLRADFVHAPGEKRALRIEWLEPVTARFEISTLARGEHSVLRAVSGAPPAAVPGAVACLDLVLELSLPIEALGIRPGDRVSFFVQILEGGRPVETAPASDAVRLEAPDESFDASVWSP
- a CDS encoding SNF2-related protein, translating into MELTQSRYQVGQRLRHPQFGEGLVVEVHTDRGREVLEVVFGGQLRRLSATREWEIVDGDALPKALARTTSTEDPSPPASATPRVWHPQGEALMTMWREGRIAPSTHFDLRVQAESWAGWAEPERLVSLDSLRGVERFPHQIRACLKVMSELNGRAILADEVGLGKTIEAGIVLKEYLLRGAVRTALVLVPASLCEQWRAELWEKFELDFVVSRGPAGQWGRHPLVISSLETARHERHRRRVRGANYDIVIVDEAHRLRNHLTLGWKFINDLNPRYLMLVTATPVQNDLRELYNLATLVRPGTVGTFSQFRRNFLSGHDKRTPRNTPKLRTLLKSVMIRTRRSDTDIVFAPRRVETLWVSQNAAERKLYREVSDFIYEAVRADEGAPGRRHYFTLVVLQKEMGSSWAAAASTLEKLGRNPDGLDARRLRALATRAGELGIRQSKVRSLLRRIQSLQGQKAIVFTQFRSTQDSIVQALREAGIEPAVFHGELGWREKEEALDHFRASLPVLVSTEAGGEGRNLQFCQVVINYDLPWNPMRVEQRIGRVHRLGQEHPVRVINLVARGTIESYVLEILDKKIRMFELVVGEIEEILGTWQPHGSFEDEVFRRWIESKDPRVRKRRFAELAQHLLYARRQYQEYKERQDLLFPSTVKEES
- a CDS encoding tetratricopeptide repeat protein, with protein sequence MDRVSGWWEDYQRILLIALAVIALVVGGGYLYLRSQKTQEDQAAGQLAEASVVFWQGDYNRSLQVAKQTYTQYPSTPSGIDAHRVAGDASFWIGDFKSAVTEYRQYLGKVKSGELADAARRSLAYSLESNGQTQDAAKEYDALVGRIDRITSGEMLAGAARCYRRLNQPAEAIKRLERLVSEFGDTYYAQVARVTLGELKATAR